CCTCGGCCCCGGGCCTATGCTATAATATTTTTGTCAAATTACCGGTGGGCGAGAGGACGGTCAAGTATGATTCGTCGGGTTTCGGTGTTGCGCGTTAATCAATCCCAGCAGACTACCGGAATTGATCACGTCGTCGAAGAAGCGGCCGTTACCATACACCTGAACGGTGAGGAGGTAGTCACCCTGCTTTGCTCACCCCGGAACCGGGACGAATTGGGAGCAGGGTTCTTGTTCATGCAGGGAATACTGCGTGAGCGGGAGGAACTGGTGCGAGTTGAGGTGGACGAGGAGAAGGGGCTGGTTCGGGTGCACAGCCGGGAGGGTCGCCCTCTGGCGGCGCACGGCCTGTTCAAGCGGGTAATCGGGTCCAGCGGCGGTCGAGGCTTTCAGAGCGGGGGAGATCGGCCGGCGTCCGAGGTGGCCGCCGGAGGCGGCTCCTTTTCTGCCGAGGCGATCATGGAGTTGGCGGCGCGCTTTGAAACCGCCAGCGAGGTGTACCGCCTCACCGGCGGGGTGCACAGTGCCGCTCTGGCTACGGAGAAGGAGATCCTGGTTTTTCGGGAAGACATTGGCCGGCACAATGCGATAGACAAGATCGCCGGGTATTGTCTCATGAACGGCATTACTACCGCCGACAAGCTCTTGTTCACTACCGGCCGGGTGTCGTCGGAGATCCTCTCCAAGGCCGTGCGCCTGGGGGTCCCCTGCCTGGTATCCCGGGCGGCGCCCACCAGCGTCGCGGTAGCCGGTGCCGAGGAACTGGGGATAACCCTCATCGGTTTTGTCCGGAGCGACCGCTTCTCGGTGTACAGCCGCCCGGACCGGGTCCGGATGGGCGGCTGACCCGACCTCTTACCTCGCATCGGGGCAGGCCGTCTCGGGCCGAAGCGGCGGAGCCGGCCCGCCCCGCCGAAGTTGGCGTACCTGTCTAATGCAGGCGCACGTTTTCCCCGCCGTGGCGGCGCAGTACCGTCGCCGCCTGGTCGGCCCGGTTGGCGTCGGAGCGCACCGATACCAGGGTCTTGCCCTGACGGACGTCCTCTTCGTAGCGGCGGCCTTCGGCCTCCGGGATTCCCCAGTCGATGAGGCTGCCGGCCAGCCCGCCGGTAGCCGCGCCGGAAAGGGCGGCGGCAATGGGTCCGGCGGCGATTATGGGGCCCAGACCGGGAATGGCCAGGGCTCCGGCTCCCAGGGCCAGTCCGGCCAGGCCGCCCAGGACGCCGCCCGTGGTGGCTCCCTCGGCCACGCTACCGCCTCCCTCCTGATCCGACTGGTCGCCTTTGGCCACTACCGAAATCTCCCGGGAAAACCCGAGGCCTCTCAGGTCGTGGACTGCTGCCTCTGCTGCCTCTCGAGAGGTAAAAGCGCCGATGACCGTCTTGTCCAAAAGGTTTCCCTCCCTACTGGTTTGGGTGCACAACTTGGTGACG
This genomic window from Clostridia bacterium contains:
- a CDS encoding general stress protein, whose product is MDKTVIGAFTSREAAEAAVHDLRGLGFSREISVVAKGDQSDQEGGGSVAEGATTGGVLGGLAGLALGAGALAIPGLGPIIAAGPIAAALSGAATGGLAGSLIDWGIPEAEGRRYEEDVRQGKTLVSVRSDANRADQAATVLRRHGGENVRLH
- the fdhD gene encoding formate dehydrogenase accessory sulfurtransferase FdhD; protein product: MIRRVSVLRVNQSQQTTGIDHVVEEAAVTIHLNGEEVVTLLCSPRNRDELGAGFLFMQGILREREELVRVEVDEEKGLVRVHSREGRPLAAHGLFKRVIGSSGGRGFQSGGDRPASEVAAGGGSFSAEAIMELAARFETASEVYRLTGGVHSAALATEKEILVFREDIGRHNAIDKIAGYCLMNGITTADKLLFTTGRVSSEILSKAVRLGVPCLVSRAAPTSVAVAGAEELGITLIGFVRSDRFSVYSRPDRVRMGG